A region from the Mya arenaria isolate MELC-2E11 chromosome 2, ASM2691426v1 genome encodes:
- the LOC128215139 gene encoding uncharacterized protein LOC128215139, with amino-acid sequence MERKSGVVVTPLKSNELKNNTPILLENYTLILLENYTPILIEDYTPILLENYTPILLENYTPILLENNTPILLENYTPILLENYTPILLQNNTPILLENNTPIQFENYTSILLQNNTPILLENYTPKQLENYTPKQLENYSPILLVNYTPILLENYTPKQLENYTPKQLENYSPILLVNYTPILLENYTPILLENNAPIITIY; translated from the exons ATGGAGCGGAAATCTGGGGTTGTAGTTACGCCCCTGAAATCGAACGAGCTCAAA AACAACACACCGATACTACTTGAGAACTACACACTGATACTTCTTGAGAACTACACACCGATACTAATTGAAGACTACACACCGATACTTCTTGAGAACTACACACCGATACTACTTGAGAACTACACACCGATACTACTTGAGAACAACACACCGATACTTCTTGAGAACTACACACCGATACTTCTTGAGAACTACACACCGATACTACTTCAGAACAACACACCGATACTACTTGAGAACAACACACCGATACAATTTGAGAACTACACATCGATATTACTTCAGAACAACACACCGATACTACTTGAGAACTACACACCGAAACAACTTGAGAACTACACACCGAAACAACTTGAGAACTACTCACCGATACTACTTGTGAACTACACACCGATACTACTTGAGAACTACACACCGAAACAACTTGAGAACTACACACCGAAACAACTTGAGAACTACTCACCGATACTACTTGTGAACTACACACCGATATTACTTGAGA